CAGTATATTAAAGTAACCTCCAAAAACACAACCCAATCCCCTGTTCTTCTTGTCAAACCTAATCTTGTATTAATTAAAAAAAACAACACAATAGTTAAACCTAAACATAACAACTTAACACTTAAAAGAATAGAGTAATCTGTGTTATATGAAAAGTTAAGAGCTAAATCACTTATATATATAGGTAAGTGTATTATTGAAAAAATGTATAGCATTAACCCAAATACTGATTTACCTTTTACATAATCATTAATTTCAACATCAGATGTAACCCATAAACCTACTCCATTAAGAGGGTAATAAGTTATTATAAAAATTAGTGCACCAACGAAACCTTTAAGGTAAAATGAAAGTGCAGACACAAAACCTACCAACAGAACAAATAAGGTTATTTTTAAGTAGCTAAGCATTTATTTAAACTATAATAATTAGAAATAACTTTAGATAAAATAAAGTCTCCAATATTTATAAAAAATAAAAACCACACATATATAATTCTTTCACTTATAGATATACAACCTAGTACTCTTCTTAAAAATTCCATTAGCATTCTTATGTTATCAATACACTTATATTTCCCCTAAAATATATCTGGCAACCTCTCAACACTCTGCCTTTTCTTCTCACTAATCACTTTCGCATACCTCATGGTTGAGTTGATATTTTTATGTCCCATCAGTTGTTGGACAGTATAGATATCAACACCCCGGGTAATTAACCAAGTTGCGAAAGTATGACGGGCAACATGAAAGCTAATTTTCTTCTCTAGCCCTGCTTTTATAGCCAGTTGTTTGATGTGATAATCAATGTTGATCCCTGAAAGAGAAAATACCTTTTCCCCATTCCTATCACCTGCAAGTCTCAGGGCTGTCTCATTCAAGGGGATGTATACCCTGTCTGTGGTCTTCTTCTGGACCATTGAAAGTCTATCTCCCTGAATATGCGACCAGTCGAGCTGCAAGATATCACTCACCCTCAGCCCTGTGTAGCAACTGAAGAGAAAGGCACGCTTGACTTCCATTGTTACCCCTTCCACTGCCGCTGCTGCCACCGTCCTGATTTCCTTTTCCTCCAAATAGCTGATATCCTTCTCAGCCACCTTTGCTTTTTTGATATGGATAGCAGGATTGGAAGTGATAAAACCTTGCTTGACTGCAAAATTCATGACAGCCGAAAACTTGACAAAGCGCTCGTTGGCCGTACTTGGCCCCAAGGTCTTTTGCAGCTCATTCATCAGCAGTTCACTATGATGGCGAGTAATGGTGTTTATACTCATGCTGTCAAGCCCCAGTGAGATCGCCCTTTGAAACATGTAGAGGTAGTTGGATCTTGATCCTTCCTTCTTTATCCCTTGCATGTGTAGTTCGAAGACCTGCTCTAAGGTCATCGATGAGGCAGACAGTCCTCCCCGCTGCATCTGCACCAGCTGTCTTTCCCTGTCAAGGGCGTACTGCCTTGCCAGTTCCCTTGCCTGTTTGTTGTGTCTGCGCTCCTCACTGTCCTTAGGGTTGTCGAACACATATAGCTTGAGATAATCCTTTTTCCGGTAGCCGTCACGGCTGATGTCCAGGTACAGGTGGGACCTGCCATCTGTAAGTTTCTTCTCTCTCAATTTCACACTCATCGTATGTCAATTTATTGGTTAGGTGCTAAAAAAATTGGGGACATTTCAGGGACGTCCCTTGCGAAAAACGCCTATAAACCCCCAATATAGCGTAAGACAAAATGAAAGCAAAACACGGCTAACGGCACATTATAGCCCTATACGGGGTGTATCAGCATATTAAAAACTGTTTAAGTCCAACTTTCCAACCCTGCTTTGTGTATATTGCTGTAAGGATTATGAAATATCGGTGGAAATCCTCCACCATCGACACAAAAATCTTTGATAAACCAAGAGTTATTATGAAAAAAGTATTGTTGACCGTTGGGGTACTGCTCAGCTTAGTACTACTGGCAGCTGTGGCGGTTCCTTTTATCTTTAAAGACGATATCGCTGCTATCATTCAGAAGGAAATAGACAAAAATATAGATGCTAAAGTACATTTCAGCCCTGATAAGCTGTCACTATCCCTCTTCAGAAGCTTCCCTGACCTAAGCGCAGATGTGGAAGATTTTGCCATTTCAGGCAAGGGTGATTTCGAAGGAGACACGTTGTTATTTGTAAAGCATTTTGCTTTTAGCATGGATATCGGTAGCGTGATTTCCGGTGACAAGATTACAATCAATGAAGTTGGTCTTTACGAACCTTATGTCAATGTAAAAGTGACTAAAGAAGGTAAAGCCAATTATGATATTGTGAAAGCTTCTGAAGATGCTGCTCCTACTAAGGAGGAAACCTCAGGAGAAGGTCCTGCCATTACGATCAATCGTTGGGAAATCAAGGATGGTAAACTGATCTATGATGACCAGAGCATTCCTGTTAGAGCTGATATCGATGGACTAAACCATGAAGGTAGTGGTGACTTTGCCAAAAATATCTTCGATATGGTAACCAACACCAAGATATATAAGCTAGGTGTCAATTTCGATGGTGTTCAGTATATGAATGATGCTGTGGTTGATGCTGACATAACGATGAACATGGACCTTGACAATATGAAATTTACCTTCAAGGACAATGCGCTTAAGGTAAATGAATTTGTTACCAGTGCTGAAGGATGGCTTTCTATGCCTGAAGCTGGCTTTGATATGGACTTGCGTTTCTTCTCTCCTGACAACACTTTCAAGAGCTTACTCTCAATTGTGCCTGGTATGTACCAGCAAGACTTCAAGGACCTGAAATCTGAAGGTGAAGTAAAGTTTGAGGCTAAACTGAAAGGTATGTATACTGAAGAGAAAATGCCTGCCTTCAATCTAGTACTACAGGTAAACAACGGTATGTTCCAATATCCTGACCTTCCTTCGGCAGTGGAGCAAGTGCATGTAGATATGCTGGTTGCAAATCCTGATGGTGTTCCAGAAAACACATTAGTTGATGTAAAAGACTTTAGCCTTAAAATGGCTGACAACCCAATTCGTGGTAAACTCAGATTCCTTGAGCTTGATGCATATGACCTGAAACTGAATGGTAAACTGGATCTCGATGCTGTTGAAAAAATCTATCCAATGGACAGCACTGAGATGAGTGGTGTCATTTCAGCTGACATTGCTGTAACAGGACGTGTTTCTGATGAGCAAAACAAAATGCTGAAAGCAAATGGTAAGATGGATATTGAGAAATTCAGTTTCAAATCTAATGATCTTCCTCAAGGTGTTACGATTGCATCAGCAAATATGACGCTTTCTCCTGAGAGTGTTACATTGGCTAACTATCAGGGTACATTGGGTAAAAGTGATATGGACCTGAAAGGTAAGCTGAGCAACTATATGGGATACGCACTTCGTGACGAAACCTTGAAAGGTGGCCTGACATTGAAATCAAATGTTTTGGACCTTAACGAATGGATGAGCGAAGAGGAAGAGACTGAAGAAACACCAACAGAAGAAGCTCCTGCTTCTGAAGAAGTAGCTGTTGTGGAAGTCCCTAAAAACCTTGACCTGACATTCGATGCTGAGATCAAGAAAGTGCTTTTCTCAGACCTACCTATGGACAATATGAAAGGCAAACT
This portion of the Limibacter armeniacum genome encodes:
- a CDS encoding site-specific integrase codes for the protein MSVKLREKKLTDGRSHLYLDISRDGYRKKDYLKLYVFDNPKDSEERRHNKQARELARQYALDRERQLVQMQRGGLSASSMTLEQVFELHMQGIKKEGSRSNYLYMFQRAISLGLDSMSINTITRHHSELLMNELQKTLGPSTANERFVKFSAVMNFAVKQGFITSNPAIHIKKAKVAEKDISYLEEKEIRTVAAAAVEGVTMEVKRAFLFSCYTGLRVSDILQLDWSHIQGDRLSMVQKKTTDRVYIPLNETALRLAGDRNGEKVFSLSGINIDYHIKQLAIKAGLEKKISFHVARHTFATWLITRGVDIYTVQQLMGHKNINSTMRYAKVISEKKRQSVERLPDIF
- a CDS encoding AsmA-like C-terminal region-containing protein, whose product is MKKVLLTVGVLLSLVLLAAVAVPFIFKDDIAAIIQKEIDKNIDAKVHFSPDKLSLSLFRSFPDLSADVEDFAISGKGDFEGDTLLFVKHFAFSMDIGSVISGDKITINEVGLYEPYVNVKVTKEGKANYDIVKASEDAAPTKEETSGEGPAITINRWEIKDGKLIYDDQSIPVRADIDGLNHEGSGDFAKNIFDMVTNTKIYKLGVNFDGVQYMNDAVVDADITMNMDLDNMKFTFKDNALKVNEFVTSAEGWLSMPEAGFDMDLRFFSPDNTFKSLLSIVPGMYQQDFKDLKSEGEVKFEAKLKGMYTEEKMPAFNLVLQVNNGMFQYPDLPSAVEQVHVDMLVANPDGVPENTLVDVKDFSLKMADNPIRGKLRFLELDAYDLKLNGKLDLDAVEKIYPMDSTEMSGVISADIAVTGRVSDEQNKMLKANGKMDIEKFSFKSNDLPQGVTIASANMTLSPESVTLANYQGTLGKSDMDLKGKLSNYMGYALRDETLKGGLTLKSNVLDLNEWMSEEEETEETPTEEAPASEEVAVVEVPKNLDLTFDAEIKKVLFSDLPMDNMKGKLTVKDGIVRMDKLGFNTLGGKVVTSGSYNTQNPKDPKFDFNFDVVNVAFSEAYKNLSTVQSFAPIAKNINGDFSLGMSTNGKIKPDMTPDLATLFGDGKLKVQKAALQGVSSLNQISNLANIKELKDPKIEDVAAHFTIKDGKLKVDPFDFKMAGIKTNVGGSNSLDGNLDYTVKMDASNTSFAKYVSNMTFKVGGSYDKPEVKPVVNEEMKKEVEEKAKEAVNSLVKDAKDGKIDEKKVEEAKEEGKKLLNNLFKKK